A single region of the Carassius gibelio isolate Cgi1373 ecotype wild population from Czech Republic chromosome A14, carGib1.2-hapl.c, whole genome shotgun sequence genome encodes:
- the LOC128027591 gene encoding leucine-rich repeat transmembrane neuronal protein 2-like — MQIINFQFKDSWKANNVLIWELNSRTEERTDRKREKNSIPGHGIPEFGSTGGASHFFISEELDSFCIYPKGFFPCGFLFHLVAPKVCRKRQLNAASDVHKRMGFHSRWPLVGHAPTALYVISMLLCLPPVSCTTCPQKCRCEDLQFYCDTQGLLAPPDGVDKGALGLSLRHNSISELSSDQFFGFTQLTWLHLDHNQITTVHEDAFQGLYKLKDLNLSSNRITKLPNTTFIHLINLQILDLSFNQMTALEPELFHGLRKLQILHLRSNSLRTTPVRAFWDCRSLEYLGLSNNRLRSLARNGFAGLIKLRELHLEHNHLTKINLAHFPRLVTLQFLYLQWNKINNLTCTMEWKWTTLEKLDLTGNEIRILTPDVFDTLPNLKILLLDNNKLTSLDTQTMDMWKSLNVIGLSSNLWECTKRICNLATWLSTFKGRWEHSILCHSPEYAQGEEILDAVYGFQLCQNFSAPVILTSTSTEAMLPEITSSLFGNMQTPTQDFYAEDFGSFTIVTTTTTTTQPPRTALATTMTVEGAEITEDYSAIDNTVLTQRVIIGTMALLFSFFLIIFVVYISRKCCPPTLRRIRHCSAIQNRRQMRTQQRQPMADLATQVPYNEYDPSHEEGALVIINGYGQCKCQQLPYKECEV; from the exons ATGCAAATCATCAACTTCCAATTTAAGGATTCTTGGAAGGCAAATAATGTCTTAATCTGGGAATTAAATAGCAGGACTGAAGAAAGGACAGAccggaaaagagaaaaaaacagcatCCCAGGACATGGAATTCCTGAATTTGGTTCAACTGGGGGGGCATCACACTTCTTTATTTCTGAAGAGCTTGATTCCTTTTGTATTTACCCAAAAGGTTTTTTTCCCTGTGGATTTCTCTTCCATCTGGTTGCTCCAAAAGTCTGCAGAAAAAGACAGTTGAATGCAGCCTCCGATGTACACAAAAGAATGG GTTTCCATTCAAGGTGGCCATTGGTGGGACATGCACCAACGGCACTTTATGTGATCAGCATGCTACTGTGCCTCCCTCCTGTGTCATGCACAACCTGCCCCCAGAAATGCCGATGTGAAGACCTGCAGTTTTACTGCGACACGCAGGGGCTCCTGGCGCCCCCAGATGGTGTGGATAAAGGGGCCCTTGGACTTTCGCTCAGACACAACAGCATCAGCGAGCTCAGCTCAGACCAGTTCTTTGGCTTCACCCAGCTCACTTGGCTTCACCTGGACCACAACCAAATAACCACCGTGCATGAGGATGCCTTCCAGGGGCTGTACAAGCTCAAGGACCTTAACCTGAGCTCAAATCGCATCACCAAGCTGCCAAACACAACCTTCATCCACCTCATCAACCTGCAGATCCTGGATCTCTCCTTCAACCAGATGACAGCTCTGGAGCCTGAGTTATTTCACGGGCTCCGGAAACTCCAGATCCTACACCTGCGATCAAACTCACTGCGTACGACGCCTGTGCGAGCCTTCTGGGACTGCCGGAGCCTGGAATACCTTGGCCTGAGCAACAACCGGCTCCGTAGCCTGGCCCGGAATGGCTTCGCTGGGTTAATTAAGCTGCGGGAGCTCCATTTGGAACACAATCACTTGACCAAGATTAACTTGGCGCACTTCCCTCGTCTGGTCACCCTCCAGTTCCTTTATCTTCAGTGGAACAAGATCAACAATTTAACATGCACCATGGAATGGAAATGGACAACTCTGGAGAAACTGGATCTCACTGGGAACGAGATACGCATACTCACCCCCGACGTGTTTGATACTTTGCCCAACCTTAAGATCCTGCTGCTGGATAACAACAAACTGACCAGTCTCGATACCCAAACCATGGATATGTGGAAGTCCCTAAATGTGATTGGGCTTTCAAGCAACCTTTGGGAATGTACCAAACGGATCTGCAATTTGGCCACTTGGCTGAGCACCTTTAAGGGTAGATGGGAACATTCTATCCTCTGCCACAGTCCTGAGTACGCACAGGGTGAGGAAATACTGGATGCCGTTTACGGATTCCAACTTTGCCAAAATTTCTCGGCCCCAGTTATACTGACCAGTACCAGCACAGAGGCCATGCTCCCTGAGATCACAAGCTCCCTGTTCGGAAATATGCAGACCCCTACGCAAGACTTCTATGCAGAGGATTTTGGGAGCTTTACGATTGTCACTACTACTACCACCACCACACAACCCCCACGCACTGCCCTCGCTACTACCATGACGGTGGAGGGGGCAGAGATTACAGAGGACTACTCTGCAATAGACAACACAGTGCTGACCCAGAGGGTCATCATTGGCACCATGGCTCTGTTGTTTTCCTTCTTCCTCATCATTTTTGTAGTGTACATATCACGAAAATGCTGCCCTCCCACACTGAGGCGGATCCGCCATTGCTCGGCCATTCAGAACAGGCGACAGATGAGGACCCAGCAGAGACAGCCAATGGCCGACCTAGCCACACAGGTGCCCTATAATGAGTACGATCCCAGTCACGAGGAGGGTGCACTCGTGATCATCAATGGCTACGGGCAGTGCAAATGTCAGCAACTGCCTTATAAAGAGTGTGAAGTATAA